The following nucleotide sequence is from Terriglobales bacterium.
CACCTGTCCTGCCAGCGTGCCGGTGATCGTGCTGCTCTGCCCGCTGGCCAGCAGCGCCACCGCGAACAGCGTGCTTGCCGCTGCTGTTCCGAGCAGTGGCGCCAGCGTCAGGTGAGCGACACGAATCCAATCGCTCTCCGGGCTGAAGGTGACAATCTGCCCGCCCGAAACCGTCACGCTTTGTTTCCCGTAGAACACAGTCGCCGCCAGCACCAGGATGGCCGCGTTGACAAAGAACGCGATGGACAACGCAATCACCGAATCAATGTTGTTGAACTGGATCGCCCGGCGGATGGAGGACTCATCCTTCTGGAACCTCCGGCTCTGCACCAGCGCGGAGTGCAGGTAAAGGTTGTGCGGCATCACGGTTGCGCCGATGATGCCGATGGCGACATACAGCATTCCCATTCCGCGCAAGCGCGGCGCCAGCAGCGCGCCGCCCATCTCCAGGAAACTGGGCCGGGTTTGCGGCAGTATGAACAATTCGATGAAGTAGCAGACCGCGATCGTCGTCACCAGCAGCACCACCACCGCCTCGATGGTGCGAATTCCAAACTGCTGCAATGCCAGCAGCAGCAGCACGTCCAGCCCGGTGATGATCACCGCCCATAACAGCGGAATGTGAAACAACAGGTTCAGGGCTACCGCACTGCCCAGCACTTCCGCCAGGTCACAAGCCGCAATCGCCAGCTCGCTTGCCAGCCAGTTCGGCCATCTCGTCCAACCCGGGTACCAATCGCGGCAGCATTGGGCAAGGTCCCTGCCCGTCACTACACCGAGCCGGGCCGCGATCACCTGCATGAAGATCGCCATCAAGCTCGCCAGCCCGACCACCCATAGCAACGCGTACTTGTACTGGGCGCCGCCTTGCAGGTCGGTTCCCCAATTGCCCGGATCCATGTAACCGACACTGACCAGGATGGCCGGTCCCACGAACGCCCGCCATTGCTCCCAAAAACCCGCTTCGTGGTGCGGCACCTCGACCGAGCTGTGCACCTCCTCCAGCGACCGGTGCCCGGCGATGGGGGTAACCTCCGAATTGGTACGGGTGTTCATGAGGCGGTGTCACTGTGAGGCTAAACCGGCGTGGAGGCCGCTCGCAACGTGAAACTTGAAAGGTGAAACGTGAAACCTGTACTCTGAGCGCCACATGAAAGTGCTGGTCATCGGCAGCGGCGGGCGCGAACACGCGCTGGTCTGGAAGCTGCGACAGTCAAATCGCGTGGAACGCGTCTATTGCGCGCCCGGAAATGGCGGTATCTGCGCCGCAGCCGAGTGCGTCGCTTCCGACCTGCATAGCCTGGATTCCATGCTCGAGGCCGCGCACCGCATCCAGCCCGATCTCACCGTGGTTGGTCCCGAGGGGCCGCTGTCGCTCGGCGTGGTCGACGAATTTCGCCGTCGCGGCCTGCGCATCTTTGGGCCCACCGCATCGGCCGCGCGCCTGGAATCCAGCAAGAGCTTTGCCAAGGAATTCATGTACCGCCACCGCATTCCCACGGCACGGTACGCAATCTGCGACTCTGCCGACGACGTGCGCAAGAACCTCGACCAGTTCACCGGGCACATCGTGGTCAAGGCAGACGGCCTGGCAGCGGGCAAGGGCGTCGTCATCGCCCGCAATCGCGAGGAAGCCGTCGCCGCTGCCACCGACATGCTGACCGGCAAGATGGTCGGCGAGGCCGGCGCGCGCGTGGTGCTGGAAGAATTCCTCGAAGGCGACGAGCTTTCCTTCCTCGTCCTCAGCGACGGCGAGCGCGTCACCCCGCTGGTCGCGGCGCAGGATCACAAGCGTGTCGGCGACGGCGACACCGGCCCCAACACCGGCGGCATGGGCGCCTATTCCACGCCGGAACTGGTGGACGACCAGATGCGCGACTGGCTGGTGAACCACATCGCGCGTCCGGTGGTTGCCGGCATGCGCGAGGAAGGCGCGGAATACCGCGGCGTCCTCTACTGCGGCTTGATCATGACCCCTCGCGGGCCGATGGTTCTGGAGTTCAACGCGCGCTTCGGCGATCCCGAAACGCAGCCGACCGTCATGCGCCTCGACAGCGACCTGCTGGGGGCCTTTATCGCCTCCATTGAGGGACGCGTCAGCGACGGCGACTTCAAGTGGTCTCATGACTCCACCGTCGCGGTCGTACTGGCGTCCGGTGGCTACCCCGGCCAGTTCGAAATCGGCAAGCGGATCTCCGGCCTCGAGGAAGCGGAGGCCATGGAAAACGTCGTCATCTTTCATTCGGGAACCAACTTTCGCGATGGCGCCTATTACACCGCGGGCGGGCGAGTGCTCAGCGTCTGCGCCCGCGACAGTAACTTGCGTCTCGCCATCGATCGCGCTTACGCCGCCTGCGCCAAGATCCGCTTCGACGGCATGCATTACCGAACCGACATCGGCGCGCGCGCCTTGAAACAGGCCGGCGGCTGATGCGCATGTGGATGGTCAACCCCCGCCTCATGTGCCGCAAGCACCTGCTCGGAGAACACGTCGAACTGCACATGTTCGTCTCCGGTTTCCGGCGCGGCCTCAACTTGCGCGGGTACCTCGAGAAGAATCTGCTTGAGCCGCACAATATAACGCGGCGGCACGAGCAGTTGGTTCGCGAGTTGCAACGGCGCGGCTATCGCCATGACTCGCCGCTGCCGAATTTTCTCCCCGTACGCGGCGGCCGCATCCACCGGCGCGCGAACCTGGCCGAACTGGCGCGCCGGTGCCAACAGTGCCGGCGCATGCAGCAAAACCCCGGCGGTCATTCGGCATCGAAGGCATCGCGAAGCAAGAGGCGCACAGCATGAGCAAGGAAAAGGAACCAGTGGTCGCCATCGTGATGGGC
It contains:
- the purD gene encoding phosphoribosylamine--glycine ligase — translated: MKVLVIGSGGREHALVWKLRQSNRVERVYCAPGNGGICAAAECVASDLHSLDSMLEAAHRIQPDLTVVGPEGPLSLGVVDEFRRRGLRIFGPTASAARLESSKSFAKEFMYRHRIPTARYAICDSADDVRKNLDQFTGHIVVKADGLAAGKGVVIARNREEAVAAATDMLTGKMVGEAGARVVLEEFLEGDELSFLVLSDGERVTPLVAAQDHKRVGDGDTGPNTGGMGAYSTPELVDDQMRDWLVNHIARPVVAGMREEGAEYRGVLYCGLIMTPRGPMVLEFNARFGDPETQPTVMRLDSDLLGAFIASIEGRVSDGDFKWSHDSTVAVVLASGGYPGQFEIGKRISGLEEAEAMENVVIFHSGTNFRDGAYYTAGGRVLSVCARDSNLRLAIDRAYAACAKIRFDGMHYRTDIGARALKQAGG
- a CDS encoding Nramp family divalent metal transporter — encoded protein: MNTRTNSEVTPIAGHRSLEEVHSSVEVPHHEAGFWEQWRAFVGPAILVSVGYMDPGNWGTDLQGGAQYKYALLWVVGLASLMAIFMQVIAARLGVVTGRDLAQCCRDWYPGWTRWPNWLASELAIAACDLAEVLGSAVALNLLFHIPLLWAVIITGLDVLLLLALQQFGIRTIEAVVVLLVTTIAVCYFIELFILPQTRPSFLEMGGALLAPRLRGMGMLYVAIGIIGATVMPHNLYLHSALVQSRRFQKDESSIRRAIQFNNIDSVIALSIAFFVNAAILVLAATVFYGKQSVTVSGGQIVTFSPESDWIRVAHLTLAPLLGTAAASTLFAVALLASGQSSTITGTLAGQVVMEGFMHWRIKPWVRRLITRTIAILPAVIIIGLRGSGSVTDLLILSQVVLALQLPFAMFPLLQFTSSKKRMGRWRNGRMLMIAGWGSAILITCMALYGLPDLLKMAWQVISGG